One window of Oncorhynchus masou masou isolate Uvic2021 chromosome 28, UVic_Omas_1.1, whole genome shotgun sequence genomic DNA carries:
- the LOC135518033 gene encoding alpha-(1,3)-fucosyltransferase 7-like codes for MKSRSFCLRLFLICLAALLFILVGQGRKGGWGPNSDRRHNNITILLWHWPFGPSYNLEGDVCWNRYRIPDCRLVDQRSLYPSADLVVFHHRELMNGQERLPLHLHRPRHQKWVWLSLESPDNSRYLKPFNNVFNWTMSYRRDADITMPYGKLLPKDCDTGNDSSTEDIIPKNKSILACWVVSHYEPQHRRSLVYKSLKRSIPVEVYGRLRGSVLASINLLPTISSCYFYLSFENSISKDYITEKLWRNAYQAGAVPVVLGPPPDDYIAVAPPNSFIHVEDFPSTKELGNYLRQLQLDKERYAGYFAWRHSYQVKVYTDWRERLCSICPQYHSLPAQKVYHDLEAWVRK; via the coding sequence ATGAAATCCCGCTCATTTTGCCTCAGGCTCTTCCTCATCTGCCTGGCCGCTCTACTGTTCATTCTGGTGGGACAGGGGAGAAAGGGTGGGTGGGGTCCAAACTCTGACAGACGCCACAACAACATCACCATCCTGCTGTGGCACTGGCCCTTTGGCCCCTCCTACAATTTGGAGGGAGACGTGTGCTGGAACCGGTACCGGATCCCTGACTGCCGCCTGGTGGACCAGCGCTCTCTCTACCCCAGTGCTGACCTGGTGGTCTTCCACCACAGAGAGCTGATGAACGGCCAGGAGCGGCTGCCCCTCCACCTTCACCGGCCAAGGCACCAGAAGTGGGTCTGGCTCTCTCTGGAGTCCCCTGACAACAGCAGATACCTGAAGCCCTTCAATAACGTGTTCAACTGGACCATGTCCTACCGCCGCGATGCCGATATCACCATGCCCTATGGTAAGCTGCTGCCGAAGGACTGTGATACTGGTAATGATAGCAGCACAGAAGACATCATTCCCAAAAATAAGTCCATTCTGGCCTGCTGGGTTGTTAGTCACTATGAGCCTCAGCACAGAAGGAGCTTGGTGTACAAGAGCCTGAAAAGAAGCATCCCAGTGGAGGTGTATGGTCGCTTGAGAGGGAGTGTTTTGGCCTCCATCAACCTGCTGCCCACCATCTCAAGCTGCTACTTCTACCTGTCCTTCGAGAACTCCATCTCCAAGGATTACATCACTGAGAAGCTCTGGCGGAACGCTTACCAGGCAGGGGCGGTGCCTGTGGTTCTGGGTCCACCTCCAGATGACTACATAGCCGTGGCGCCACCCAACTCCTTCATCCACGTTGAGGACTTTCCATCCACCAAGGAGCTGGGGAACTATCTCCGCCAGCTACAACTGGACAAGGAGAGATATGCTGGGTACTTTGCGTGGCGGCACAGCTATCAGGTGAAAGTGTAtacagactggagggagaggctGTGTAGCATCTGCCCCCAGTATCACAGCCTGCCTGCTCAGAAGGTTTACCATGACCTGGAAGCCTGGGTAAGGAAGTGA